The following are encoded in a window of Telmatobacter sp. DSM 110680 genomic DNA:
- a CDS encoding trehalose-6-phosphate synthase codes for MHSFRLRLILALIAGVTLLSVASTYFEVLEHKHILRQELEWRSSWLGTSLSPQVESALAQGNTGGLAAIAANAKAQTGALGIGIYDPKGQLIASAGVPEVFQALAHSPFESLAKKTPVGSLAQTQVERAIKKGSQINGFGHTRNTQWLEEAFPLHDGNRLVGALVVLVDSGYIRDEGYDLWRRSFWWILATVVLIVTVTFGMVRWFLMRPLMRVAERLRRLRMGHFERGLSSGSAEMSIFSPLAREVETMAESLIAARAAAAAEARLRDAGEHFWTPERLAVHMRNKASGRIFVVSNREPYMHVRDGRKTMCVVPPSGLVTAIEPVLRACDGVWVASGSGNADRENVDEFDRLRVPPDDPKYTLRRVWLSAEEESQYYDGFANEGLWPLCHIAHTRPIFRASDYEAYRRVNERFAAALLDEMKGSAEPLVFVQDYHFALLPRLIKNARPDARVAIFWHIPWPNPEAFGICPWQAQLLDGLLGADLIGFHIPLHCHNFLSTVDRVLESRTDREHMTARRLGHTTAIKPYPVSVAFSGGMPSSLRVMMSEKEEDRREERRVLLSEFGVRAETIAVGVDRLDYTKGIVERLLAIEELLVQHPWHRERLTMVQIAAPSRTRIPSYADLRRRVDEEVRRINHRFQTSRWKPVVLIDRQCNHEEVNRWYRIADVCLVTSLHDGMNLVAKEYVAARDDEDGVLVLSKFAGAAVELRDALIVNPYDVAEVGEAIHRGLDMPREERRVRMQEMRKQVMEHNIYRWAAMILGDLRDVRLESPDAAETYSGSSAETVISIDPYRKMA; via the coding sequence ATGCATTCGTTTCGCTTGCGGTTGATTCTTGCGCTCATTGCAGGCGTTACTTTGCTCTCGGTGGCTTCGACCTACTTTGAGGTGCTAGAGCATAAGCATATTCTCCGTCAAGAACTTGAATGGCGTTCAAGCTGGCTGGGAACGAGCCTTTCCCCGCAAGTGGAATCTGCGCTTGCTCAAGGAAATACCGGCGGACTGGCGGCGATTGCGGCCAATGCGAAGGCGCAGACCGGGGCGTTGGGAATTGGTATCTACGATCCGAAGGGGCAGCTGATTGCGTCCGCCGGGGTGCCGGAAGTATTTCAGGCGCTGGCACACTCTCCGTTTGAATCTCTGGCAAAGAAAACGCCCGTTGGATCGCTGGCGCAGACGCAGGTCGAGCGTGCGATCAAGAAAGGCTCTCAGATCAATGGGTTTGGACACACCCGGAATACCCAGTGGCTTGAAGAGGCGTTCCCGCTGCACGACGGAAACCGGCTGGTGGGCGCGCTGGTGGTCCTGGTCGACTCGGGATATATCCGCGACGAGGGCTACGATCTCTGGCGCAGGAGCTTCTGGTGGATTCTGGCCACCGTGGTGCTGATTGTCACCGTGACATTCGGCATGGTGCGGTGGTTCCTGATGCGTCCATTGATGCGAGTTGCCGAACGTCTACGGCGCCTGCGCATGGGGCATTTCGAAAGAGGGCTTTCGTCGGGCTCAGCGGAGATGAGTATTTTCAGCCCGCTGGCGCGCGAAGTGGAGACGATGGCAGAGAGCCTGATTGCGGCTCGAGCGGCGGCCGCGGCAGAGGCTCGTCTGCGCGATGCCGGAGAGCATTTCTGGACACCGGAGCGGCTTGCGGTACACATGAGGAACAAGGCGAGCGGGCGCATATTTGTGGTTTCAAATCGCGAGCCTTACATGCACGTGCGAGATGGACGTAAGACGATGTGCGTGGTTCCGCCGAGCGGATTGGTGACGGCGATTGAGCCGGTGTTGCGTGCCTGCGATGGTGTGTGGGTTGCGAGTGGAAGCGGGAATGCGGACCGCGAGAATGTGGATGAGTTTGATCGGCTGCGCGTGCCGCCGGACGATCCGAAGTACACGCTGCGGCGGGTATGGCTTTCCGCAGAGGAAGAGTCGCAATACTACGACGGGTTTGCGAATGAAGGTCTGTGGCCTCTTTGCCACATCGCGCATACGAGGCCGATTTTTCGGGCTTCAGACTACGAGGCATACAGGCGGGTCAACGAGCGGTTTGCAGCGGCACTTCTCGATGAGATGAAAGGCAGCGCGGAGCCGCTGGTGTTTGTCCAGGATTATCACTTCGCGCTGTTGCCGCGACTAATTAAGAACGCGCGACCGGATGCGCGTGTGGCGATTTTCTGGCATATTCCGTGGCCGAATCCGGAGGCGTTCGGGATCTGTCCGTGGCAGGCGCAGTTGCTGGACGGGCTGCTTGGAGCTGATCTGATCGGATTCCACATTCCTCTGCATTGCCACAATTTTCTTTCGACGGTGGACCGGGTGCTGGAGTCGCGTACCGATCGCGAGCACATGACGGCACGGCGCTTAGGCCACACCACAGCGATCAAGCCTTATCCGGTAAGTGTGGCGTTCAGTGGAGGCATGCCCTCTTCGCTGCGCGTGATGATGTCAGAGAAGGAAGAGGATCGCAGAGAAGAGCGGCGCGTGTTGCTGTCGGAGTTTGGCGTGCGCGCGGAGACGATTGCAGTTGGCGTTGACCGGCTGGATTATACGAAGGGAATCGTGGAGCGATTGCTGGCTATTGAGGAGCTGCTGGTGCAACATCCCTGGCACCGGGAGCGGCTAACCATGGTGCAAATCGCCGCGCCCAGTCGAACGCGCATTCCAAGCTATGCAGATTTGCGCAGGCGAGTAGATGAAGAAGTACGACGCATCAACCACCGCTTCCAGACTTCGCGATGGAAGCCCGTGGTTCTGATCGATCGCCAATGCAATCACGAGGAAGTGAATCGCTGGTATCGCATCGCCGATGTTTGTCTGGTGACTTCGCTGCACGATGGTATGAATCTGGTGGCTAAGGAATATGTGGCGGCTCGCGATGATGAAGACGGTGTGCTGGTGTTGAGTAAATTTGCGGGCGCGGCGGTGGAGTTGCGCGACGCGCTGATCGTGAATCCTTATGATGTTGCAGAAGTGGGCGAGGCGATTCACCGCGGCCTCGACATGCCGCGCGAAGAGCGCAGAGTACGTATGCAGGAGATGCGCAAGCAGGTGATGGAACACAATATTTATCGCTGGGCAGCGATGATCCTCGGAGACTTGCGCGATGTTCGATTGGAGAGTCCGGACGCCGCGGAAACCTATTCAGGATCTTCGGCGGAGACGGTGATCTCCATCGATCCCTACCGTAAAATGGCATAG
- the otsB gene encoding trehalose-phosphatase, translating into MRQDLNQREADQLEDFFCSLNGAKAPLLLLDYDGTLADFRINRFDARPWAGVRELLSIIQKDNRTRLTIITGRPAGEINPMLQLPEPVEVWGLHGAERLFTDGSREMQEAPPEACAKLDELREQLRHYAFGGLFEDKPNAVVMHWRGHTPRQAKHIQEKTRAMFEPAAEMSGLSLLEFEAGVELRVGRDKGGAVDAIVEQAEPDAPVVYVGDDLTDESAFCAVNRLQNPHVSVLMRRVWRQTAAEVWLQPPDGLRWFLREWEKAVNRPSDPFRQLLAAG; encoded by the coding sequence ATGCGACAAGATTTGAATCAGAGAGAAGCAGACCAACTGGAAGATTTCTTTTGCTCGCTGAACGGAGCGAAGGCTCCCCTGCTGTTGTTGGACTACGACGGAACTCTGGCCGATTTTCGCATCAACCGATTTGACGCGCGGCCGTGGGCCGGGGTGCGTGAGCTGCTTTCGATCATTCAGAAAGATAATCGAACGCGGCTAACGATTATCACAGGTCGGCCGGCGGGAGAAATTAACCCCATGCTGCAATTGCCTGAGCCGGTGGAGGTGTGGGGACTGCATGGTGCTGAGCGGCTGTTTACGGATGGCAGCCGGGAGATGCAGGAAGCTCCGCCAGAAGCGTGCGCGAAGCTGGATGAACTGCGAGAGCAACTGAGGCACTATGCGTTTGGCGGGCTATTTGAAGACAAGCCCAATGCAGTGGTGATGCACTGGCGCGGGCATACTCCTCGACAAGCGAAGCACATTCAAGAGAAGACGCGCGCGATGTTTGAACCTGCGGCGGAGATGAGTGGGTTGTCGCTGCTGGAGTTTGAAGCCGGGGTGGAATTACGTGTGGGTCGCGACAAGGGCGGAGCGGTGGACGCTATTGTCGAACAGGCCGAGCCGGATGCTCCCGTTGTTTATGTTGGAGATGATCTCACGGACGAGTCCGCATTCTGCGCTGTGAATCGATTGCAGAACCCGCATGTGAGCGTGTTGATGCGGCGTGTGTGGCGGCAGACGGCCGCGGAAGTCTGGCTACAGCCACCAGATGGATTGCGGTGGTTTTTGCGCGAGTGGGAAAAGGCCGTGAATCGCCCCAGTGACCCATTTCGACAGCTTTTAGCTGCAGGGTGA
- a CDS encoding ABC transporter permease: MKLWLQDLRIAFRMLRKNVVLTVVILASLGIGIGANSAIFSVVDALLLRPLPYPHPDRLAAIWLHSPAIGILRDWPSPGQYIDLQNQNHSFDQMAIAQSRTFTLTGREQPERVDVLSTQSSLLTMFGAKPLLGRILRPEEDTPGRPGVAVLSYGAWQRLFNADPTIVGKSITLNGKSFTVVGVLERSFMLNAEVMPSEGPMDKVDIFLPLALGPDAAQRRGDENYNIVARLKPGISMQQAQADIDVIANGIRIKDKRGASFGMHIIGLQNQVVGDVRRALLVLLGSVSLVLLIACANVANLLLARAAGREKELAIRTALGAGWHRLVRQLLTESILLSLLGGAAGLVVAQLSLLVVRLMNPGNIPRLEEVGINGAVLAFTFVLSLATGVLFGFAPAWRAIKLDPNSSLKAGGRSGQSDGGLYLKRHRLRGLLVASELALSLVLLIGAGLLIRSFVRLQSVAPGFTADNVLSMQFVVSDPKYEDQKVLAGFYHEIESRIAHLPGVVAEGTVSALPLTGSVGWGGIHVEGYNPPPGQELQVDIRTASTDYFRTMQVPLIAGRFFSDQDNLETSQVAIIDQKFAQRFWPNNDAVGKHLWFDPKKPITIVGVAGVVKQYGLDTDGKIATYFPMQQGPDRGTFLVARSSSDEAGLSNAITREIHTVDPSAVIYGVRTMKDRLHDSLARQRFSSTMLGAFAAFAMLLAAVGLYGVMSYLVTQSTHDIGILVALGARRENIVALVVQQGMRLTLIGIFAGLIGAAALTRVIASLLYGVSATDAATFLAVPVLLAAVAFAATVIPAWRASSVDPMVALREE; encoded by the coding sequence ATGAAACTTTGGTTGCAGGATCTCCGCATCGCCTTTCGGATGCTTCGCAAGAATGTGGTGTTGACGGTGGTGATTCTGGCTTCGCTTGGCATCGGCATCGGCGCCAATTCCGCCATATTCAGCGTGGTGGACGCCCTGCTGTTGCGTCCGCTCCCCTATCCGCATCCCGACCGTCTGGCGGCTATCTGGCTGCATTCCCCCGCCATCGGAATTCTGCGTGATTGGCCGTCTCCCGGCCAGTACATTGACCTGCAAAACCAGAACCATTCGTTCGACCAGATGGCCATTGCGCAGAGCCGCACATTCACCTTGACGGGTCGTGAGCAGCCCGAGCGAGTTGACGTACTGAGCACGCAATCTAGTCTTCTCACCATGTTTGGGGCAAAGCCGCTGCTTGGCCGCATCTTGCGACCAGAGGAAGACACTCCAGGCAGACCCGGAGTAGCCGTTCTCAGCTATGGAGCCTGGCAGCGTCTATTCAATGCGGACCCCACGATCGTCGGCAAGAGCATTACGCTCAACGGCAAGTCGTTCACAGTCGTTGGTGTCCTTGAGCGAAGCTTTATGCTCAACGCCGAAGTGATGCCCTCCGAAGGTCCAATGGACAAGGTCGACATCTTCCTCCCGTTGGCATTAGGACCGGATGCTGCACAGCGCCGGGGCGATGAAAATTACAACATCGTAGCCCGCCTCAAGCCCGGTATTTCAATGCAGCAGGCACAGGCAGACATTGACGTCATCGCCAACGGCATCCGCATCAAAGACAAACGCGGTGCCAGCTTTGGCATGCATATCATCGGCTTGCAGAACCAGGTCGTCGGAGATGTCCGGCGCGCGCTCCTCGTGCTGCTCGGCTCCGTATCGCTCGTCCTGCTGATCGCCTGTGCCAACGTTGCCAATCTTTTGCTCGCCCGTGCTGCTGGTCGCGAAAAAGAACTCGCCATTCGCACCGCACTGGGAGCCGGCTGGCACCGTCTCGTGCGCCAGTTGCTGACCGAGAGTATCCTCCTGTCTCTGCTTGGCGGCGCGGCGGGCCTGGTTGTAGCACAATTGAGTCTTCTCGTCGTCCGCCTCATGAATCCCGGCAACATTCCTCGGCTTGAAGAAGTTGGGATCAACGGAGCCGTTCTCGCTTTCACATTCGTCCTCTCGCTCGCAACAGGAGTGCTATTCGGCTTTGCACCGGCATGGCGAGCCATCAAGCTCGATCCGAACTCGTCGCTCAAGGCCGGTGGCCGCAGCGGACAGTCCGATGGCGGACTTTATCTCAAACGGCACCGCCTCCGGGGCTTGCTAGTCGCGTCGGAACTCGCTCTTTCTCTTGTTTTGCTGATCGGCGCCGGACTGCTGATCCGCAGCTTCGTTCGCTTGCAGAGCGTAGCCCCAGGGTTCACCGCGGACAACGTACTGAGCATGCAGTTCGTTGTGAGTGACCCCAAATACGAGGATCAGAAAGTTCTCGCCGGTTTCTACCACGAAATCGAATCCCGCATCGCTCATCTACCGGGCGTAGTCGCAGAAGGCACTGTCTCGGCTCTCCCGCTGACCGGCTCAGTGGGGTGGGGAGGAATTCATGTCGAGGGGTACAATCCGCCGCCGGGACAGGAATTGCAAGTGGACATTCGTACGGCTAGCACTGATTATTTCCGGACAATGCAGGTTCCTCTAATAGCAGGCCGCTTCTTCTCGGATCAGGACAACCTGGAGACATCTCAGGTCGCCATCATTGACCAGAAATTCGCGCAGCGCTTCTGGCCAAACAATGATGCCGTTGGAAAACATCTCTGGTTCGATCCGAAAAAGCCCATCACCATTGTTGGCGTCGCCGGGGTAGTGAAGCAATACGGACTCGATACCGATGGCAAGATCGCGACATATTTTCCCATGCAGCAGGGACCTGACCGAGGCACGTTTTTAGTTGCCCGTTCATCGTCTGACGAAGCGGGACTTTCGAACGCCATCACGCGCGAAATCCACACAGTCGATCCCTCGGCCGTCATCTACGGCGTTCGAACCATGAAAGACCGCTTGCATGATTCACTTGCGCGCCAGCGCTTTTCCAGTACGATGCTCGGTGCATTTGCGGCGTTCGCGATGCTCCTTGCGGCCGTCGGCCTTTATGGTGTGATGTCGTATCTGGTTACACAGAGCACCCACGATATCGGCATCCTGGTCGCGTTGGGTGCACGGCGAGAGAACATCGTCGCTCTCGTCGTCCAGCAGGGTATGCGACTAACGTTGATCGGCATCTTCGCCGGACTGATTGGCGCAGCCGCACTCACGCGCGTGATCGCCAGCCTGTTATACGGCGTAAGTGCCACAGACGCCGCGACGTTCTTGGCTGTGCCCGTATTGTTAGCGGCGGTCGCATTCGCCGCAACGGTAATCCCTGCGTGGCGAGCCAGCAGCGTAGACCCAATGGTGGCTTTGCGGGAGGAATAG
- a CDS encoding sigma-54 dependent transcriptional regulator gives MSEVDQSLNLPASDSVFSSGSAAGSILVIDDEGGIRESLEVLLSLEGYSVKTVPDGEQGLRTLEMENFDLVLLDLALPGQSGLDLLPQIKERQPETPVIMITAYGTVDNVVEAIRAGAENFVQKPWDNEKLLADIRSAVARYKAEEENLQLKRTLKQRYNFANIVGKSEIMRRVFDLISQVAPSRSTVLIQGESGTGKELIAKAIHANSPRRDKPFVPINTGAMPTELLESTLFGHVKGAFTSAIASKKGLFEVANGGTLFLDEIATMGMDTQAKILRVLQDRRFMHVGGIQEIQVDVRIIAATNIDLRQAVREGKFREDLFYRLNVIMVDLPPLRSRREDIPLLVNHFLEFYAKENGLSPRRLSADALRALIDYEWPGNVRELENSIERGVVLSSSPVIGSELLPGHITGRSFQDALLEHNPNASLFDILEDIERRIIVEKLERCNWNQTDAAEQFHIPLSTLNQKIKRLNIEIRKRGRE, from the coding sequence ATGTCTGAAGTTGATCAGTCTTTGAATCTCCCCGCATCTGATTCTGTCTTCTCCTCCGGTTCTGCCGCAGGAAGCATCCTCGTCATCGATGACGAAGGCGGTATCCGCGAGTCCCTGGAAGTACTTCTCTCGCTCGAAGGCTATTCAGTAAAAACGGTTCCCGACGGCGAACAAGGCCTCCGCACCCTCGAGATGGAAAACTTCGACCTCGTCCTGCTCGACCTCGCGCTTCCTGGCCAGAGCGGACTCGATCTACTACCTCAGATCAAAGAGCGCCAGCCCGAGACACCGGTCATCATGATCACCGCTTATGGCACCGTCGACAATGTTGTCGAAGCCATCCGCGCCGGCGCTGAAAACTTCGTCCAGAAGCCGTGGGACAACGAAAAACTACTCGCCGACATTCGCTCCGCCGTCGCCCGCTACAAAGCCGAAGAAGAAAATCTCCAGCTCAAGCGCACTCTCAAGCAGCGCTACAACTTCGCTAACATCGTCGGCAAAAGCGAAATCATGCGTCGCGTATTCGACCTGATTTCGCAGGTCGCGCCCAGCCGCTCCACCGTTCTCATTCAAGGTGAAAGCGGAACAGGCAAGGAACTCATCGCCAAGGCCATTCACGCCAACTCGCCGCGCCGCGACAAACCCTTTGTCCCCATCAACACGGGCGCCATGCCCACTGAACTGCTTGAGTCCACGCTCTTCGGACACGTCAAAGGCGCATTCACATCTGCCATCGCGTCAAAGAAGGGCCTCTTCGAGGTTGCCAACGGCGGCACCCTCTTCCTTGATGAAATCGCGACCATGGGTATGGACACCCAGGCAAAGATTCTGCGCGTGCTGCAAGATCGCCGATTCATGCATGTAGGCGGCATCCAGGAAATTCAGGTAGACGTACGCATCATCGCTGCCACCAACATCGATCTGCGCCAGGCTGTCCGCGAGGGCAAGTTCCGCGAAGACCTTTTTTACCGCCTGAACGTGATCATGGTCGATCTGCCTCCGTTGCGTTCGCGCCGCGAAGACATTCCGCTCCTCGTCAACCACTTCCTGGAGTTCTACGCCAAGGAGAACGGCCTCTCCCCGCGCCGCCTCTCTGCAGACGCGCTGCGCGCTCTTATCGACTACGAATGGCCCGGCAACGTTCGCGAATTGGAAAACTCGATCGAACGCGGAGTTGTGCTTTCATCCAGCCCCGTCATCGGTTCCGAACTCCTGCCCGGCCACATCACCGGCCGTAGCTTCCAGGACGCGCTCCTCGAGCACAATCCCAATGCTTCTCTCTTCGACATCCTCGAAGATATCGAGCGCCGCATCATCGTGGAAAAACTCGAGCGCTGCAATTGGAATCAGACGGATGCAGCCGAGCAGTTCCACATCCCCCTCTCCACGCTGAACCAAAAGATAAAGCGCCTCAACATCGAGATCCGCAAACGCGGACGAGAGTAA